In the genome of Solidesulfovibrio sp., one region contains:
- a CDS encoding DNA polymerase III subunit delta, translating into MDRPGFTFLACPDPEIIRARIDKLLADAGTAFTKDVFWGDEELGPTFWNALTVGSLLAGARAVVVRRAEACPAELWPKLASALRGFNPSVWPFFCLEGAFDRKGPKIPKGLAEQPYFKVAEKRGWLFVSPGLTARDMGPLLADWAAGRGLGFEPGAAERLAAALPLDLARADNELARLELSLGDRTTVAVADAAHLGGHAALDGFAFLDALSGSRDPSAVWRGIFDKQLAGEEMVFPLIGLLLYEARTMWRLAAGDDADIRLPPAVLQKKRAMARRLGPAGLARLFEAAFAAEAGIKSGSRRTDQALEALTAELFRIFGGPNRPAGRPSP; encoded by the coding sequence ATGGACCGTCCCGGATTCACCTTCCTGGCCTGCCCGGACCCCGAGATCATCCGGGCGCGCATCGACAAGCTCCTGGCCGACGCCGGCACCGCCTTCACCAAGGACGTCTTCTGGGGAGACGAGGAGCTGGGGCCGACGTTTTGGAACGCCCTCACGGTGGGCAGCCTGCTGGCCGGCGCCCGGGCCGTGGTGGTCCGGCGGGCCGAGGCCTGCCCGGCGGAGCTGTGGCCCAAGCTGGCCTCGGCCCTGCGCGGCTTCAACCCGTCGGTGTGGCCCTTTTTCTGCCTGGAGGGCGCCTTTGACCGCAAGGGGCCGAAGATTCCCAAGGGCCTGGCCGAGCAGCCCTATTTCAAGGTGGCCGAGAAGCGCGGCTGGCTGTTCGTCTCGCCGGGGCTGACCGCCCGGGACATGGGGCCGCTTCTGGCCGACTGGGCCGCCGGCCGGGGGCTCGGCTTCGAGCCGGGCGCGGCCGAACGCCTGGCCGCCGCCTTGCCGCTGGACCTGGCCCGGGCCGACAACGAGCTGGCCCGCCTGGAACTGTCGCTGGGCGACCGGACCACGGTGGCGGTGGCCGACGCGGCCCATCTCGGCGGCCACGCCGCCCTGGACGGCTTCGCCTTCCTCGACGCCCTGTCCGGTTCCCGCGACCCGTCCGCGGTGTGGCGCGGGATCTTCGACAAGCAGCTGGCCGGCGAGGAGATGGTCTTTCCCCTGATCGGGCTGTTGCTCTACGAGGCCCGCACCATGTGGCGCCTCGCCGCCGGGGACGACGCGGACATCCGCCTGCCGCCGGCGGTGCTGCAAAAAAAACGGGCCATGGCCCGGCGGCTCGGCCCGGCCGGCCTGGCCCGGCTGTTCGAGGCGGCCTTCGCCGCCGAGGCCGGGATCAAATCCGGCAGCCGGCGGACGGATCAGGCGCTGGAAGCGCTCACGGCCGAACTTTTCCGCATTTTCGGCGGGCCAAACCGGCCCGCGGGACGCCCTTCGCCATGA
- a CDS encoding acylphosphatase has translation MTPSLHATVTGKVQGVYFRAWVFDQAKSLGLAGWVRNLDDGTVEILAQGEEAALDAFKERLPMGSPLSRVESVTAKRIVYDKTHTDFAIR, from the coding sequence ATGACACCGAGTCTGCATGCCACCGTGACCGGCAAGGTGCAGGGCGTGTATTTCCGGGCCTGGGTCTTCGACCAGGCCAAGAGCCTGGGCCTGGCCGGCTGGGTGCGCAACCTCGACGACGGCACGGTCGAAATCCTGGCCCAGGGCGAGGAAGCGGCGCTCGACGCCTTCAAGGAACGGCTGCCCATGGGCTCGCCCCTGTCCCGGGTCGAGTCCGTGACGGCCAAACGCATCGTCTACGACAAAACCCATACGGATTTTGCCATCCGGTGA
- a CDS encoding glycosyltransferase produces MATSPVLTYRLSIKETLRCHLVSHEPLVIISYGAPLGAPIQLGPYLADRKAYFLMGNWWSFGDERLLAQTRQLHALMTDMYPLHHYVFLVNDAKEGRLLDGCGLPHYVCHHNAFLDERLFRPLPGVAKTMDAVYTARLSLFKRHALARRIPSWGLVYYYMPGAREPQDDYLRELRRAMPGMRPVNEDPRTGRYRLLSAPEVNKAYNAARVGLCLSENEGGNYATTEYLLSGLPVVSTPSQGGRDVFLDPEVSRIVPPTATAVAKAVAELAARRIPPREIRLRTLVRIREMRQDFIRLIEGIFLQEGRRDSFADRFDEVFVHKMLTLPGGPEQFLAGHGLLPGRERRIA; encoded by the coding sequence ATGGCCACCTCGCCCGTCCTGACCTACCGCCTGTCCATCAAGGAAACCCTGCGCTGCCATCTGGTCAGCCACGAGCCCCTGGTCATCATCTCCTACGGCGCGCCGCTGGGCGCGCCCATCCAGCTCGGCCCCTACCTGGCCGACCGCAAGGCCTATTTCCTCATGGGCAACTGGTGGTCGTTCGGCGACGAGCGCCTGCTGGCCCAGACCCGGCAGCTCCATGCCCTGATGACGGACATGTACCCGCTGCACCACTACGTCTTCCTGGTCAACGACGCCAAGGAGGGCCGGCTCCTGGACGGTTGCGGCCTGCCGCACTATGTCTGCCACCACAACGCCTTTCTCGACGAACGCCTCTTTCGCCCCCTGCCGGGCGTGGCCAAGACCATGGACGCCGTGTACACGGCCCGGCTGAGCCTGTTCAAGCGCCATGCCCTGGCCCGGCGCATCCCTTCCTGGGGACTCGTCTACTACTACATGCCGGGAGCGCGGGAGCCGCAGGACGACTATCTCCGGGAACTGCGGCGGGCCATGCCCGGCATGCGGCCCGTCAACGAGGACCCCCGCACGGGCCGCTACCGGCTGTTGAGCGCCCCGGAGGTCAACAAGGCCTACAACGCGGCCCGGGTGGGGCTGTGCCTGTCGGAAAACGAGGGCGGCAACTACGCCACCACGGAATACCTGTTAAGCGGCCTGCCGGTGGTCTCCACCCCGAGCCAGGGCGGCCGCGACGTGTTCCTCGACCCGGAGGTCAGCCGCATCGTCCCGCCCACGGCCACGGCCGTGGCCAAGGCCGTGGCCGAACTCGCCGCCCGGCGCATTCCGCCGCGCGAGATCCGCCTGCGCACCCTGGTGCGCATCCGGGAAATGCGCCAGGATTTCATCCGCCTCATCGAGGGCATTTTCCTCCAGGAAGGCCGCCGCGATTCTTTCGCCGACCGCTTCGACGAGGTCTTCGTCCACAAGATGCTGACCCTGCCCGGCGGCCCGGAGCAATTCCTGGCCGGCCACGGCCTGCTGCCCGGCCGGGAACGCCGCATCGCCTGA
- a CDS encoding APC family permease: MTHGKPQSVSRRLRRAVIGESINLADQSIFHKLSLIAFFAWVGLGADGLSSSCYGPAEAYLALGDHVFLAVFVALGTAVTIFVISAAYSQIIELFPTGGGGYVVASKLLSPKVGMVSGCALLIDYALTITLSVASGADAVFSFLPEAWLAYRLPVAVAGVLALIVLNLRGVKESVMALVPIFMTFVVTHAVAIGYGVFAHVSDMPALAGRLGRDVTAAHGELGLLGMFLLVLHAYSMGAGTYTGIEAVSNGLPILREPREKTGKRTMLYMALSLSVTVVGLIVCYLLFQVRPQDGKTLNAVLFSAITAGWGADLGGGFVLVTLVSEALLLFVAAQAGFVDGPRVLSNMALDRWLPARFALLSDRLVTQNGILLMGAAALVLMLASHGSVDLLIVLYSINVFITFVLSQLGMVRHWWEVRGQRVPWRKGLLLNGLGLVLTAFILVMVTSVKFFEGGWVTLLITGGLAAAACGIKRHYNQVGAQIKKLDVLRAVIDPQNPYTPPIPENAEAEARPDAGAPTAVIFVNGYNGLGVHTLLSVVRLFGKDIKNYVFVQIGVVDAAVFRGAAELSRLKASMERDLATYVGIMRDRGYQAEAHWAVGTDIVHELTELAPALHERFPKATFFGGQIVFAKETFLTRLLHNYVVFTLQRQLYRMGLPFMIMPIVLDEPQGGLSPAA; encoded by the coding sequence ATGACCCACGGGAAACCCCAGTCCGTCTCGCGGCGGTTGCGCCGCGCCGTCATCGGCGAGTCCATCAATCTCGCCGACCAGTCGATCTTTCACAAACTCTCGCTCATCGCCTTTTTCGCCTGGGTGGGCCTTGGCGCCGACGGCCTGTCCTCGTCGTGCTACGGCCCGGCCGAGGCCTACCTAGCCCTTGGCGACCACGTCTTTCTGGCCGTGTTCGTGGCCCTGGGCACGGCGGTCACCATTTTCGTCATCAGCGCCGCCTATTCCCAGATCATCGAACTGTTCCCCACCGGCGGCGGCGGCTACGTGGTGGCCTCCAAACTCCTTTCGCCCAAGGTCGGCATGGTCTCGGGCTGCGCGCTTTTAATCGACTACGCCCTGACCATCACCCTGTCCGTGGCCAGCGGCGCCGACGCCGTGTTCAGCTTCCTGCCCGAGGCCTGGCTGGCCTACCGGCTGCCGGTGGCCGTGGCCGGCGTGTTGGCGCTCATCGTGCTCAACCTGCGCGGGGTCAAGGAATCGGTCATGGCGCTGGTGCCGATATTTATGACCTTCGTGGTCACCCACGCCGTGGCCATCGGCTACGGCGTGTTCGCCCACGTCTCGGACATGCCGGCCCTGGCCGGGCGGCTCGGCCGCGACGTCACGGCCGCCCACGGCGAACTGGGCCTGCTCGGCATGTTCCTGCTGGTGCTGCACGCCTACAGCATGGGCGCCGGCACCTACACCGGCATCGAGGCCGTGTCCAACGGCCTGCCCATCCTGCGCGAGCCGCGCGAGAAAACCGGCAAGCGCACCATGCTCTACATGGCGCTGTCCCTGTCCGTGACCGTGGTCGGGCTCATCGTCTGCTACCTGCTCTTTCAGGTCCGGCCCCAGGACGGCAAGACGCTCAACGCCGTGCTGTTTTCCGCCATCACCGCCGGCTGGGGCGCCGACCTCGGCGGCGGTTTCGTGCTGGTGACCCTCGTCTCCGAGGCCCTGCTGCTGTTCGTGGCCGCCCAGGCCGGCTTCGTCGACGGGCCCCGGGTGCTGTCCAACATGGCCCTCGACCGCTGGCTGCCGGCCCGCTTCGCCCTGCTGTCCGACCGGCTGGTCACCCAGAACGGCATCCTGCTCATGGGCGCGGCCGCGCTGGTCCTCATGCTCGCCTCCCACGGCTCGGTGGACCTGCTCATCGTGCTGTACAGCATCAACGTCTTCATCACCTTCGTGCTGTCCCAGCTCGGCATGGTGCGCCACTGGTGGGAGGTGCGCGGCCAGCGCGTGCCCTGGCGCAAGGGCCTGCTTCTAAACGGCCTGGGCCTGGTCCTGACGGCGTTCATTCTGGTCATGGTGACCAGCGTCAAGTTTTTCGAGGGCGGCTGGGTGACCTTGCTCATCACCGGCGGCCTGGCCGCCGCCGCCTGCGGCATCAAGCGCCACTACAACCAGGTCGGGGCGCAGATCAAAAAGCTCGACGTCCTGCGGGCCGTCATCGACCCGCAAAACCCCTACACCCCGCCCATTCCGGAAAATGCCGAAGCCGAGGCCAGGCCGGACGCGGGCGCCCCGACGGCCGTGATCTTCGTCAACGGCTACAACGGCCTGGGCGTGCATACCCTGCTGTCCGTGGTGCGGCTTTTCGGCAAGGACATCAAAAACTACGTGTTCGTGCAGATCGGCGTGGTGGACGCGGCCGTGTTTCGCGGCGCCGCCGAGCTCTCCCGGCTCAAGGCCTCCATGGAACGCGACCTGGCCACCTACGTCGGCATCATGCGCGACCGGGGCTACCAGGCCGAGGCCCACTGGGCCGTGGGCACGGATATCGTCCACGAGCTGACTGAGCTGGCCCCGGCGCTCCACGAGCGTTTTCCCAAGGCCACCTTCTTCGGCGGCCAGATCGTGTTTGCCAAGGAAACGTTCCTGACGCGCCTGTTGCACAATTATGTGGTTTTCACCCTCCAGCGCCAGCTCTATCGCATGGGCTTGCCCTTTATGATCATGCCCATCGTCCTGGACGAACCGCAAGGCGGCCTGTCCCCGGCGGCCTAA
- the radC gene encoding DNA repair protein RadC: MLTKKEPPHYLGHRRRLKDRLMENSRALADYEVLELLLGYVNVRRDNKPLAKELMARFGGVRGALLAREEELRTVPGIGTGALEFVTLWREVWARFHEQPLRDRALLNNPELVAEMARSRLGAKEREELWMALLDAKNRLIAWEQVSQGTVDQAVIYPREILGAALRHKACGIILVHNHPSGDPRPSPDDLAMTRRIAGAAREVDLRVLDHVIVTAGGYFSFQAEGMM, encoded by the coding sequence ATGCTTACTAAGAAAGAACCTCCGCACTATCTGGGCCATCGCCGCCGCCTCAAGGACCGGTTGATGGAGAATTCCCGGGCGTTGGCCGATTACGAGGTGCTGGAGCTGCTGTTGGGCTATGTCAACGTGCGCCGCGACAACAAGCCCCTGGCCAAGGAGCTCATGGCCCGTTTCGGCGGCGTGCGGGGCGCGCTTCTGGCCCGCGAGGAGGAGTTGCGCACCGTGCCGGGCATCGGCACCGGGGCGCTGGAATTCGTGACGCTGTGGCGCGAGGTCTGGGCCCGGTTCCACGAACAGCCCCTGCGGGACCGGGCCTTGCTCAACAACCCCGAGCTGGTGGCCGAGATGGCCCGGTCCCGGCTCGGCGCCAAGGAGCGGGAGGAGCTCTGGATGGCCCTTTTGGACGCGAAAAACCGGCTGATCGCCTGGGAGCAGGTCAGCCAGGGCACCGTGGACCAGGCGGTGATCTATCCCCGCGAGATCCTCGGCGCCGCCTTGCGCCACAAGGCCTGCGGCATCATCCTCGTGCACAACCACCCCAGCGGCGACCCCAGGCCCTCGCCCGACGACCTGGCCATGACCCGGCGCATCGCCGGCGCGGCCCGGGAGGTCGACCTGCGGGTGCTGGACCACGTGATCGTCACGGCCGGCGGCTACTTCAGTTTCCAGGCCGAAGGCATGATGTAA